The following DNA comes from Caulobacter sp. X.
CGGAGACGCGGTTGGCCTGGACCTGGATGTTGCTCCAGTCGATCAGATAGACGGCCAGGTTCGCCGCCAGCCGACCGTTCAGGAAGCGCCCCTTGGCCCCGGCCTCGTAGTTGACGAGGTCATCCGACGAGGCCCCGGTCGGGATGATCAGATCGCTGGGATTGACCAGGCTAGGTCGACCCGCGAAGGCGTTGACCACCGGCGTCCGGAAGCCGGTCGAGACCGTGGCGTAGGTCGTCAGGGTCGATGACGGCTTATACGACAGGCTGACCTTGAAAGAGGGCTTGCTGCCCGTGGCCTTGACCCCGGTCGCGGCCGGATAGGGGACCAGCGTCAGCGGCCCGCGGATACCCAGCAGGGCGTTGGTCAGATAGCTGCTGTTGTAGCCGCCCGCCTCGGTGAAGCCCTGGGAGTCGACCTTGCCGTAGCGGATGCCGCCCGTGGCCCAGACCTTGTCGGTGAAGCGGTAGGTCAGCTGCCCGAACGCCGCCTTCTCGTGCGACAGGAAGTGGGTGTACTGCCGCTGGTAATATTCGTCCGGCAGGCCGGTGATGCCCCGCGCGGCCAGGAAGGCCGGGTTGGAGCGGTAGAAGTAGTCCACGTCCAGGCGGCGATCGAGATAGAAGCCGCCGACCACCCAGTCGATCTTGCCGCCCGGGTCGGACGCCAGGCGCGCCTCTTCGACGAAGGTCTTCTGGAAGCCGCCCGCGTCCAGGGCGAAGGCGATCGCGCCGCCGAACGTGCCGGCCAGGTCGACGAAAAATTTCTGGTCGAACTTGGAATAGGTTGACGAGCTGGTCAGCCGCGCGCCATCGAATTGATAATCGATCGTGACGTTGTGGGTCCGCAGCTTGCCGACGAATTGGTCGGGACGGTCGGAGATCCGCTTCTCGCGGCCCAGGGCTGGGCTAATCATCGACGAGTCTTTGGGATTGCTGTCCTCGTACGAGAACAGCGCCTTCACCGACAGGCGCTCGTTCGGCTTCCACAGTAGGTTCGCGCGGCCGCCCCAATCCACCAGGGTGTTTGAGTTGTGGACCTTGGTGCCGACGTTATCGAGATAGCCTTCCTCGTGCCGGTAAAAGCCGACGACGCGCAGGGCCAGCTTGTCCTCGATGAGGGGCATGTTGAGCATGCCGTTGTAGCGCTGGCGCAGGGAGTCGGAGCCGGTCAGACCATAGTCGACCAGGGCAGCGCCCTCGCGGCTGGAGAGGTTCGGCGCCTTGGTCAGGATGCGCAGCGCGCCCGACAGCGAACCAGAACCGAACAGCGTGCCTTGGGGGCCCCGAAGGAACTCGACCCGTTCGACATCGAACAGGTTGGGGTCCAGCACGGTGGTGTTGCCGATGGTCGAGATCGGCAGCTCGTCGATATAGACCGCGACCGTGCTCTGCAGATTGGCGCCATAGCCGTTGGTGGCGACGCCGCGGGCGGTGAAGTTGTTGAAATTCGCGGTGGCGCGGTTCAACACCACGCCCGGCGTCTGCCTGGCCAAGCCCTCGTAGCCGACGATGCCTTTGGCGGTCAGCTCCTTCTGGTCGAAGGCGGTGACGCTGAGCGGCACGTCCTGGAGCTTCTCCGGACGACGGGTGGCGGTGACGACGACTTCTCCCACCAGTTCGGCGTCCTTGCGGTCGCCCCTCCCCTGCTCTCCCGCGCCGGCTGACTGAGCCAGCGCCGGCGTTGTCGAAAACGCGACGAGCGCGGCGGCGCAAGCCGACGCCAACAGCCCTGCCTTCATGACGTTCACTCCCCAGGCGCGTCGATCGTTCCGCCGTCGACGTCGCGGCAGCACGGTGGCGACGAACCGCCCAGCTGTCAACACTCACTCTCACGAGTGTGAATATTGACGAGCGAGCAGGATTGACGTCATCCTCAAGGCAAGCCAAGCCCGGGAACGGGCGTCCGGGAGGAAACCTTGAACGATCTCGCGCGCACCAGCGACGCGGCCGCGGCCGCGCGCTCAGACCGTCCCCTCCCCGCGCCGGACCGCGGAGCCTGGATGGTTCTGGCCATGCTGTGGTTTGTCTACGTTCTGAACTTCCTGGACCGTCAGCTGATGTCGATCCTGGCCAAGCCGATTCAGGACACCCTCCACATCACCGACGGGCAGCTTGGCCTGATCGGGGGCCTCTACTTCGCGATGTTTTACTGCTTCATCGCCATCCCGGTCGGCTGGCTGGCCGATCGCACCAACCGCGTCGCGGTGCTCAGCTTGGCCTGCGGGATCTGGAGCGCGGCGACCGTGGCCTGCGGACTCTCGCGCAGCTATGGAGAGTTCGCCTTCGCCCGCATGACGGTCGGCTTCGGCGAGGCGGGCGGCGTGCCGCCGTCCTACGCGATCATCACCGATTACTTCCCGCCGGGCCGCCGCGGCACGGCGCTGGGAATCTACAATCTGGGGCCGCCCGTGGGCGCGGCGCTGGGCATCGCCTTTGGCGGCGCAATCGCGGCGGCGTTCAACTGGCGCTATGCCTTCATCGTCCTCGGCCTTATCGGCCTGATCGCCGCGGCCGTCCTGCCCTTGATCGTCAAGGAACCCCGTCGCGGCGCGCTGGACGGCGTCGAAGCCAAGCCGGAAAAGGCCGCCTTCTGGCCGACCTTGCGGATGTTCTTCTCGCGCCCAACCCTGATGTTGGCGGCCCTGGGCAGCGGCGCGACCCAGTTCGTGACCTATGGCCTGGGGAACTTCACGACGCTGTTCCTGATGCGCGAGAAGGGCATGACGCTCAGCGAGGTGGCCGTCTGGTACGCGTTGGTCGTCGGTGTCGGCATGAGCGCGGGCATCTACGTCTCGGGCCGGGTGATCGACCACTTCACGCGCAAGTCCAAGCTGGTCTACGCCATGGCGCCGGTGATCTCCCTGACGCTGGCGATCCCGTTCTATATCGGCTTCGTCTGGGCGCCGACCTGGCCGTTGGCGCTGGCCTTCCTGATCGGCCCCACCTTCCTCAACTACTTCTACCTGTCGTCAGCGGTGGCGCTGGTTCAGGAAGAGGTGCGTCCCGAGCAGCGCGTAATGTCCGGAGCGCTGCTGCTGCTGGTGATGAACTTCATCGGCCTGGGCCTCGGGCCAACCTATGTCGGCGCGGCCAGCGACTTCTTCCGGGCCAGCCACCCGCACAACTCGCTGCAGATGGCGCTCTTCACGCTGGTCCCGATCTACGTCGTGGCGATCGGCCTTTTCCTCTGGCTGGCGAGGATCTTCCGCAGGGCGGAGGCGCTCCAGAGCGCCTGACGCCTCACCCCTTCAGCGCGATGAAGCCCGCCGCCATGAAGCGGGCGATCCGCTTCTTGACCGCCGGGAAGTCGTCGGAGTGGCAGAGGCCGCCCGACAGGCGATCGATCCGGCCGGTCCGCGCCAGGGTGTTCATCAGCGCGCCCGACACGAAGTGATAGCCCCAGAAGATTTCCTCGTCGGCGTAGTCCGGCAGGGCGCGCTTGAGAATGCCGACTAGCTTCAGGACCACCGGGTCGAAGTGCTCGTCCATCAGCGCCGCACCCTCGGGCGTATTGCTGACCCGGGCGCAGAACGCAGCGTAGTTCATCCAATGCTCGCCGCCCTCGTAATAGAGATCAAGGTCGGTATCGAGGAAGGCATGCAGCGCGCCCTCGACCGTCGGCTTGTCGCCGGCCGCCTGCTCGTACTGCTCCAAGGCGATCATCCGGCGGCCGGAGGTCACCCCGGCGCGGCGGGCGAACACCGCCTCGAACAGGTTGGTCTTGTCCTTGAAGTAGTAGTTTAGCAGCGTCGTGTGGATGCCGACCCTCTGGGCGACATCGCGCAGGGTCACGCCGTAAAGGCCATTCTGCGAGAATAGGTATTCGGCCGCGTCCAGGATCTGCTCCAGGCTCTGGGCGCGCTGCTCGGCCTTGGTCCGCCTCGCCTTGCTCTCTCCCGCCAAGCCATCCTCCTCGTCGCTCCGTACGCTGGGTAGTAGGGCCCGGCGCGCGCCTGTCAATCGTCCGCGTCACAGCCGCCATGGAGCGGCTACGACCTCATGACCGAACAATGGTCATTGACGTAGCGACGTCGATACCACAACACTCACTCTTGTGAGAATGAGCGTTAGAGACTCATTCCACGGGAGGGATCGCATCATGAAGATCGGGCTTATGAGCGCGTCGGGCGTCGCGCTGCTGATGGGAGTCGCCGGCCTGGGATCGTCGGCCTGGAGCCAGACGCCGACCGCGCCTGAACCGTCCACACAGGTCGAGGAAATCGTCGTCACCGGGTCGAACATCCGCGGCTCGGCGCTGGACGCCGCTCTTCCCGTCGAGGTCTATTCGCAGGCGGACCTTGAGAAGCAGGGCTCGCCCAGCGCTCTGGAATTCGCCAAGAGCCTGACCATTTCGGGCCCGACGACCGGCGAGTCCTACTATTTCGGCGGCCCGGCCCTGGTCGGTTCGGTGAACTACAATCTGCGCGGCCTCGGGGCCGACAAGACGCTAGTCCTGCTGAACGGGCGGCGCATGAACCAGAACACCGCCAACGTCCCGTCCATCGCCCTGGCGCGC
Coding sequences within:
- a CDS encoding TonB-dependent receptor, with amino-acid sequence MKAGLLASACAAALVAFSTTPALAQSAGAGEQGRGDRKDAELVGEVVVTATRRPEKLQDVPLSVTAFDQKELTAKGIVGYEGLARQTPGVVLNRATANFNNFTARGVATNGYGANLQSTVAVYIDELPISTIGNTTVLDPNLFDVERVEFLRGPQGTLFGSGSLSGALRILTKAPNLSSREGAALVDYGLTGSDSLRQRYNGMLNMPLIEDKLALRVVGFYRHEEGYLDNVGTKVHNSNTLVDWGGRANLLWKPNERLSVKALFSYEDSNPKDSSMISPALGREKRISDRPDQFVGKLRTHNVTIDYQFDGARLTSSSTYSKFDQKFFVDLAGTFGGAIAFALDAGGFQKTFVEEARLASDPGGKIDWVVGGFYLDRRLDVDYFYRSNPAFLAARGITGLPDEYYQRQYTHFLSHEKAAFGQLTYRFTDKVWATGGIRYGKVDSQGFTEAGGYNSSYLTNALLGIRGPLTLVPYPAATGVKATGSKPSFKVSLSYKPSSTLTTYATVSTGFRTPVVNAFAGRPSLVNPSDLIIPTGASSDDLVNYEAGAKGRFLNGRLAANLAVYLIDWSNIQVQANRVSDSVQFATNIGAARSKGIEFELLAYPSKGLTVGLNGSLNDAKVTELTPAEAAISGAVVGARLASPKVQGALFVNYGWDLTPSAKANLSVVLQHVGSYPGSFPHVPGQPSVTSPTYGFTDSYQNVNATFAVAMGQTTVGAYVENLFDDHSITYVHPEAFLASRFATMRPRTAGVRLGYAF
- a CDS encoding MFS transporter, whose product is MNDLARTSDAAAAARSDRPLPAPDRGAWMVLAMLWFVYVLNFLDRQLMSILAKPIQDTLHITDGQLGLIGGLYFAMFYCFIAIPVGWLADRTNRVAVLSLACGIWSAATVACGLSRSYGEFAFARMTVGFGEAGGVPPSYAIITDYFPPGRRGTALGIYNLGPPVGAALGIAFGGAIAAAFNWRYAFIVLGLIGLIAAAVLPLIVKEPRRGALDGVEAKPEKAAFWPTLRMFFSRPTLMLAALGSGATQFVTYGLGNFTTLFLMREKGMTLSEVAVWYALVVGVGMSAGIYVSGRVIDHFTRKSKLVYAMAPVISLTLAIPFYIGFVWAPTWPLALAFLIGPTFLNYFYLSSAVALVQEEVRPEQRVMSGALLLLVMNFIGLGLGPTYVGAASDFFRASHPHNSLQMALFTLVPIYVVAIGLFLWLARIFRRAEALQSA
- a CDS encoding TetR/AcrR family transcriptional regulator, whose product is MAGESKARRTKAEQRAQSLEQILDAAEYLFSQNGLYGVTLRDVAQRVGIHTTLLNYYFKDKTNLFEAVFARRAGVTSGRRMIALEQYEQAAGDKPTVEGALHAFLDTDLDLYYEGGEHWMNYAAFCARVSNTPEGAALMDEHFDPVVLKLVGILKRALPDYADEEIFWGYHFVSGALMNTLARTGRIDRLSGGLCHSDDFPAVKKRIARFMAAGFIALKG